The following are encoded together in the Oncorhynchus nerka isolate Pitt River linkage group LG23, Oner_Uvic_2.0, whole genome shotgun sequence genome:
- the LOC115106918 gene encoding ras-related and estrogen-regulated growth inhibitor, translating to MAKSPEVKLAVFGRAGVGKSALVVRFLTRRFIWEYDPTLESTYRHQATIDDEVVTMEILDTAGQEDTQQKESHMRWGDGFVIVYDITDRGSFDEVAPLRGLLEEVKKPKNVPLVLVGNKADLDHARQVGTEEGERLAAEMACAFYECSACADEGGMVAEAFHELCRELRRRKAVQGKARRRSSTTHVKQAINKMLTKISS from the exons ctctAGTGGTGAGGTTTCTGACCAGACGTTTCATCTGGGAGTATGACCCAACGCTTG AATCAACATATCGCCATCAAGCAACCATAGACGATGAGGTTGTGACCATGGAGATCCTTGACACAGCCGGACAG GAGGACACGCAGCAGAAGGAGAGCCACATGCGCTGGGGCGACGGCTTCGTCATCGTATATGACATCACTGACAGGGGCAGCTTCGACGAAGTGGCTCCTTTGCGGGGCCTCCTAGAGGAAGTCAAGAAACCCAAGAATGTCCCGTTGGTTTTGGTGGGCAACAAGGCCGACCTAGACCATGCCCGGCAGGTGGGCACAGAGGAGGGCGAGCGGCTGGCCGCCGAGATGGCGTGCGCCTTCTACGAGTGCTCGGCGTGCGCCGACGAAGGCGGCATGGTGGCGGAAGCATTCCATGAGCTGTGTCGCGAGTTGAGGCGCCGCAAGGCGGTCCAGGGCAAGGCCAGGCGTCGTAGCTCCACCACCCACGTCAAGCAGGCCATCAACAAGATGCTGACCAAGATCAGCAGCTAG